The Leishmania major strain Friedlin complete genome, chromosome 28 genome includes a region encoding these proteins:
- a CDS encoding ER lumen retaining receptor-like protein: protein MALVRVVGDMLHLSAILILLSKMLRQRSAAGISLKSMELFAIVFCTRYIDVLFSFIGIYNTTMKIFFIASTLHICYLMKFKSPWKATYDRENDTFRIRYLIVPCVVLSILFHGTPRRSIVIELCWTFSQYLEAVAILPQIFLLEYTERYDALTSHYLFCLGAYRVVYMIHWAIRYYIYHKVRWISVLSGFVQSLLYVDFFYHYVVQVLRKAKQRYELAK, encoded by the coding sequence ATGGCGTTGGTTCGTGTAGTCGGTGATATGCTGCACCTCAGCGCTATCTTGATCCTCTTATCGAAGATGCTGCGTCAGCGCTCTGCCGCCGGTATCTCACTCAAGTCGATGGAGTTGTTCGCCATCGTCTTCTGTACGCGCTACATTGATGTGCTGTTTTCTTTCATTGGCATCTATAACACCACCATGAAGATCTTCTTCATCGCCTCAACGCTGCATATCTGCTACTTGATGAAATTCAAGAGTCCATGGAAGGCGACCTACGACCGCGAAAACGACACCTTCCGCATCCGCTACCTCATCGTTCCGTGCGTGGTGCTCTCCATCCTGTTTCACGGGacaccgcggcgcagcatcgtTATCGAGCTGTGTTGGACCTTCTCGCAGTATCTAGAGGCTGTCGCGATTCTGCCGCAGATCTTCTTGCTCGAGTACACCGAGCGGTACGATGCACTGACGTCTCACTACCTCTTCTGTCTCGGCGCATACCGCGTCGTTTACATGATCCATTGGGCGATTCGCTACTATATTTATCACAAAGTGCGCTGGATCTCGGTCCTCAGCGGGTTTGTGCAGTCGCTGCTCTACGTCGATTTCTTCTATCACTACGTGGTGCAGGTGCTACGGAAGGCGAAACAGCGGTACGAGCTGGCCAAGTAG